The proteins below come from a single Burkholderia humptydooensis genomic window:
- a CDS encoding ABC transporter ATP-binding protein, translating into MSDLLTIRNLAVNFNGLPAVDRINLSVARGEVVGVVGESGSGKSVTMMALMGLIDAPGIVTADEVTFDGVDLLKASPKARRRIIGKDVAMVFQDALTSLNPSYTVGYQIKEVLRLHEGLRGDALRKRALELLDQVGIPDAKNRIDTFPHQMSGGMNQRVMIAMAVACNPKLLIADEPTTALDVTIQAQIMDLLVTLQKERGMALVLISHDLAVVSEVAQRVAVMYAGEIIETNRVPEIFAHPHHPYTEALLAAIPEHNAGAKRLAALPGMVPGRDDRPSGCLFAPRCKYVVDDCMKARPALAELAPGTGVRARCIKPLNLQAMHTEGGAR; encoded by the coding sequence ATGAGCGATTTATTGACCATCCGCAATCTCGCGGTGAACTTCAACGGGCTGCCCGCGGTCGACAGGATCAACCTGTCGGTCGCGCGCGGCGAAGTGGTCGGCGTGGTGGGCGAATCCGGCTCGGGCAAGAGCGTGACGATGATGGCGCTGATGGGCTTGATCGACGCGCCCGGCATCGTCACCGCCGACGAAGTCACGTTCGACGGCGTCGATCTCTTGAAGGCGAGCCCGAAGGCGCGCCGCAGGATCATCGGCAAGGACGTCGCGATGGTGTTCCAGGACGCGCTGACGAGCTTGAACCCGAGCTACACGGTCGGCTATCAGATCAAGGAGGTGCTGAGGCTGCACGAGGGCCTGCGCGGCGACGCGCTGAGAAAGCGCGCGCTCGAACTGCTCGACCAGGTCGGGATTCCCGATGCGAAGAACCGCATCGACACCTTCCCGCACCAGATGTCGGGCGGCATGAACCAGCGCGTGATGATCGCGATGGCGGTCGCGTGCAATCCGAAGCTCCTGATCGCCGACGAGCCGACGACCGCGCTCGACGTGACGATCCAGGCGCAGATCATGGATCTGCTCGTCACGCTGCAGAAGGAGCGCGGGATGGCGCTCGTGCTGATCTCGCACGATCTCGCGGTCGTGTCGGAAGTCGCGCAGCGCGTCGCGGTGATGTACGCGGGCGAGATCATCGAGACGAACCGCGTGCCGGAGATCTTCGCGCATCCGCATCATCCGTACACCGAAGCGTTGCTCGCGGCGATTCCGGAGCACAATGCGGGCGCGAAGCGCCTCGCCGCGCTGCCCGGGATGGTGCCGGGCCGCGACGACAGGCCGAGCGGGTGCCTGTTCGCGCCGCGCTGCAAGTACGTCGTCGACGACTGCATGAAGGCGCGGCCCGCGCTTGCCGAGCTCGCGCCGGGCACCGGCGTGCGTGCGCGCTGCATCAAGCCGCTCAATCTGCAAGCGATGCACACCGAAGGAGGCGCGCGATGA